A genomic segment from Chanos chanos chromosome 2, fChaCha1.1, whole genome shotgun sequence encodes:
- the gpr174 gene encoding probable G-protein coupled receptor 174 has product MTCPEDDALRKYQHHIYAIIYAVILVPGLIGNTLALWVFHAYVKETKKAVIFMINLAIADLLQVLSLPLRIYYYLNDSWPFGHFFCMFSFYLKYVNMYASIFFLTCISVRRCRLIIYPLRFNTSKRWRDRTWCALGWFLVCLGCLPFPLLRRGNGIESNGTTRCFSELPMVTLDKASGLSLLTVAELMGFLLPLAVVLTCTWLTAGSLREKNCVLHDLGEKSKALKMVLSCTCVFLICFVPYHITFPLDFLAKSAMVSCTFRSAILHCHPLTLCLASLNSCLDPVMYYFTTDEFKRRLSRPELSESFQLARRISCATNEEKPPETEDEGHQRVKAVPGPHYHPSNLLEFTTAGVAHHCSPVLNVDAGDVPSAASARSEPKPPSVEPVSDTGLDSHQRNAAPPGLAPSGGVSPVLRLDWHSSHNSPGAHSSTLHLPTPPNKIKRKCPWPLPGTPHLSARKSCGTNSFYFKLWIK; this is encoded by the exons ATGACGTGTCCCGAAGACGACGCCCTGAGGAAGTACCAGCATCACATCTATGCCATCATCTACGCGGTGATCCTGGTCCCCGGGCTCATCGGGAACACTCTGGCTCTCTGGGTGTTCCACGCCTACGTGAAGGAGACGAAGAAGGCCGTCATCTTCATGATAAACCTTGCCATAGCTGACCTGCTGCAGGTCTTGTCGTTGCCTCTGCGGATTTACTACTATCTGAACGACTCCTGGCCCTTTGGCCATTTCTTCTGCATGTTCTCCTTCTACCTGAAGTATGTCAACATGTACGCCAGCATCTTCTTCCTGACCTGCATCAGTGTGAGACGCTGCAGGTTAATCATCTACCCGCTGCGTTTTAACACGTCCAAGAGGTGGCGTGACCGGACCTGGTGCGCCCTTGGCTGGTTCCTGGTCTGTCTGGGATGTCTGCCGTTCCCTCTGCTCAGAAGGGGCAACGGCATCGAAAGCAACGGGACGACTCGGTGTTTCTCTGAGCTGCCCATGGTTACTTTGGACAAGGCCAGCGGTCTGTCTTTGTTGACGGTGGCAGAGCTGATGGGTTTCCTGTTGCCGTTGGCTGTGGTGCTGACCTGCACGTGGCTGACGGCCGGGAGCCTTCGGGAGAAGAACTGCGTGCTGCATGATCTCGGAGAGAAAAGCAAGGCCCTCAAGATGGTGCTGAGCTGCACCTGTGTCTTCCTCATCTGCTTTGTGCCCTATCACATCACTTTCCCCCTCGACTTCCTGGCCAAGTCGGCCATGGTCAGCTGTACCTTCAGGAGTGCCATCTTGCACTGCCACCCTCTGACCCTGTGTCTTGCCAGTCTCAACTCCTGCCTGGACCCGGTGATGTACTACTTCACCACTGACGAGTTCAAACGCCGCCTGTCCAGGCCGGAGCTGTCCGAGAGCTTCCAGCTCGCCCGCAGGATCTCCTGTGCCACAAACGAGGAGAAGCctccagagacagaggacgAGGG CCACCAGCGCGTAAAGGCTGTACCTGGGCCGCATTACCATCCCAGTAATCTACTGGAATTTACCACGGCCGGGGTCGCGCACCATTGTTCCCCCGTGCTTAACGTGGACGCAGGAGATGTTCCCAGTGCGGCCAGTGCGAGGTCAGAGCCGAAGCCGCCCAGTGTGGAGCCTGTTAGCGACACGGGGCTGGACAGCCATCAAAGGAACGCCGCTCCGCCTGGGCTGGCTCCGTCAGGAGGAGTTAGCCCCGTGCTCCGGCTAGACTGGCATTCCAGTCACAACTCCCCAGGAGCACACTCTTCCAccctccacctccccacccctccaAACAAGATTAAACGAAAGTGCCCATGGCCTTTACCTGGGACCCCACATCTGTCTGCCAGGAAGTCATGTGGAACAAACAGCTTTTATTTCAAGTTATggatcaaatga